In Halomonas denitrificans, one DNA window encodes the following:
- the pstB gene encoding phosphate ABC transporter ATP-binding protein PstB: MNEAEDQAAGSVSNSLFDENRQTLDIKREKVCIEVRDLDLYYGGDQALKNVNLKIAHNRVTAFIGPSGCGKSTLLRCFNRMNDLIDICRIDGEILIDGKNIYDRDIDVAEHRRRVGMVFQKPNPFPKSIFENVAYGLRLQGVNDKRKLAEVVERALRAAALWDEVKDRLDDNAFGLSGGQQQRLVIARAIAIEPEVILLDEPCSALDPISTAKVEELIQELKNDYTIVIVTHNMQQAARVSDFTAYMYMGELIEFDDTAKLFTNPRRKATEDYITGRYG, encoded by the coding sequence ATGAACGAAGCCGAAGACCAGGCGGCGGGTTCCGTGTCGAACAGCCTGTTCGACGAGAATCGCCAGACCCTGGACATCAAGCGCGAGAAGGTCTGCATCGAGGTCCGCGACCTCGACCTGTACTACGGCGGCGACCAGGCGCTGAAGAACGTCAACCTGAAGATCGCCCACAACCGGGTGACCGCCTTCATCGGCCCGTCGGGTTGCGGCAAGTCGACGCTGCTGCGTTGCTTCAATCGGATGAACGACCTGATCGACATCTGCCGCATCGACGGCGAGATCCTGATCGACGGCAAGAACATCTACGACCGCGACATCGACGTGGCCGAGCACCGGCGTCGGGTGGGCATGGTGTTCCAGAAGCCCAACCCCTTCCCGAAGTCGATCTTCGAGAACGTCGCCTACGGATTGCGCCTGCAGGGGGTCAACGACAAGCGAAAGCTGGCCGAGGTCGTCGAGCGTGCGCTGCGGGCGGCCGCCCTGTGGGACGAGGTGAAGGACCGGCTCGACGACAATGCCTTCGGCCTGTCCGGCGGTCAGCAGCAGCGCCTCGTGATCGCCCGGGCGATCGCGATCGAGCCCGAGGTGATCCTGCTCGACGAACCGTGCTCGGCACTGGACCCGATCTCCACGGCCAAGGTGGAGGAGCTGATCCAGGAGCTGAAGAACGACTACACCATCGTCATCGTCACCCACAACATGCAGCAGGCCGCGCGCGTTTCGGACTTCACGGCCTACATGTACATGGGCGAGTTGATCGAATTCGACGATACGGCGAAACTGTTCACGAATCCGCGCCGCAAGGCGACCGAGGACTACATCACCGGCCGCTACGGCTGA